GGTGGAGCAAAGGAAGCGCGCCACGCGTTCGAACTGGTACGTGCGGATGACGAACGCGCCACGAGTCCAGGCGACCGGCTGCGAGAGCTCTTCAACCGCTACGGTCCCTGCCTGATTTTAATCGATGAGTGGGTGGCCTATGCGCGGCAGTTGCATGATGCGGCCGACCTCCCCGGAGGAAGCTTCGAGACCCAGTTCACCTTTGCGCAGGCGCTGACGGAGTCGGCGAAGGCCGCTAACACCCTGGTGGTTATCAGCCTCCCGGCATCGGACGTCGGCACGTCGCCGCATGCCCGGGCGGAGGACGTGGAGGTGGGCGGCGTGCGGGGCCGTGAGGCGCTCGAGCGCCTGCGCAACGTCGTCGGGCGGGTAGAGTCCTCCTGGCGGCCGGCTTCTGCCGAGGAGAGCTTCGAGATCGTGCGCCGGCGGTTGTTCCAGCCCATGACGGGTCCGGAGCAGTTCAAAGCCCGGGATGTGGTGGCGCGCGCGTTCGCCGATTACTACCGCACCCAGTCGGAGGAGTTTCCACCCGAGTGCCGCGAGGCCGACTACGAGCAGCGAATCAAGGCCGCGTACCCAATCCACCCGGAGGTCTTCGACCGGCTTTACACCGACTGGTCTACACTGCTCAAGTTCCAGCGCACCCGCGGCGTGCTGCGCCTGATGGCCGCGGTCATCCACAGCCTGTGGGAGAAGGGCGACAGGAGCCCCCTGATCCTTCCGTGCTCCATTCCGGTGGACGACCCGCGCGTGCAGTTCGAGCTGACGCGGTATCTCTCGGACAATTGGGTGCCGGTGATCGAGAAAGACGTGGACGGTCCCGCCTCGCTTCCGGCACGGCTCGATGGAGAGGTGCCCAACCTCGGTAAGTTCTCT
The sequence above is a segment of the Bacillota bacterium genome. Coding sequences within it:
- a CDS encoding Swt1 family HEPN domain-containing protein, which encodes SDDRLNARKPVAEWDASALLKVMWDAWNDVFRRILGFAERSLVSELRDWRNKWAHQEAFSSDDAYRALDSAARLLTAVSAPQAEEVERMKMELLRLRFDEQVRSEKRKAGGSLVGATAREGLKPWREVVTPHPDVASGRYQQAEFAADLWQVYLGEGSDEYKHPVEFFRRTYLTASLKRLLASAVQRLSGAGGDPVVQLQTNFGGGKTHSMIALYHLFSGRPAAELPGAEEVVREAGVAILPRANRVVLVGNRLSPGNPATKPDGTVIRTLWGELAWQLGYAAGGAKEARHAFELVRADDERATSPGDRLRELFNRYGPCLILIDEWVAYARQLHDAADLPGGSFETQFTFAQALTESAKAANTLVVISLPASDVGTSPHARAEDVEVGGVRGREALERLRNVVGRVESSWRPASAEESFEIVRRRLFQPMTGPEQFKARDVVARAFADYYRTQSEEFPPECREADYEQRIKAAYPIHPEVFDRLYTDWSTLLKFQRTRGVLRLMAAVIHSLWEKGDRSPLILPCSIPVDDPRVQFELTRYLSDNWVPVIEKDVDGPASLPARLDGEVPNLGKFS